From one Thermoanaerobacterales bacterium genomic stretch:
- a CDS encoding D-alanine--D-alanine ligase, which produces GLSAEREVSLASGRAVMAALQDRGCNVVAIDIGENPPRQIMEAGIDVAFLALHGKGGEDGTIQGVLEMLQVPYTGSGVLASAIAMHKTTTKRLLLSEGLPTPRFIAVQAPTGGTGGLEDLAGEVLDQVGLPMVIKPPMQGSTIGITFAHRREDVLPGLELAFRYGREALAEEFVQGIEVTAGLLGNQDPVVLPLIEIVSATGVYDYHAKYTPGQSTHIIPPHLPQAVQDEIGGLARRVFKLLGCSGLARVDFIVGLAGPMILEVNTLPGMTAVSLYPDAARAAGIGFPDLCLKLVELATET; this is translated from the coding sequence GCGGTCTTTCTGCGGAGAGGGAAGTATCCCTGGCCAGCGGCAGGGCGGTTATGGCCGCGTTGCAGGACCGGGGCTGCAACGTCGTGGCCATAGACATCGGTGAGAACCCCCCGCGTCAGATTATGGAGGCCGGAATCGATGTGGCCTTCCTTGCCCTCCACGGCAAAGGCGGTGAGGATGGTACGATCCAGGGGGTCCTGGAAATGCTGCAGGTTCCCTATACAGGTTCGGGAGTCCTGGCCAGCGCCATCGCCATGCATAAGACGACCACGAAGCGTCTCCTCCTCTCTGAAGGCCTTCCCACTCCGCGCTTTATCGCCGTGCAGGCGCCGACAGGCGGAACGGGCGGGCTGGAAGACCTGGCCGGCGAGGTACTGGATCAGGTCGGACTGCCAATGGTCATCAAGCCGCCGATGCAGGGCTCCACGATCGGCATTACTTTTGCCCACCGGCGAGAGGACGTATTGCCCGGCCTGGAACTGGCCTTCCGCTACGGCAGAGAGGCCCTGGCCGAGGAATTCGTCCAGGGGATTGAAGTCACTGCCGGCCTGCTGGGCAACCAGGATCCGGTGGTGCTGCCGCTCATTGAAATTGTCTCCGCCACCGGGGTATATGACTATCACGCCAAGTACACCCCGGGGCAGAGTACGCACATCATTCCGCCGCACCTGCCCCAGGCTGTACAGGACGAGATCGGCGGGCTCGCCCGCAGGGTTTTCAAGCTCCTGGGATGTAGCGGCCTGGCGCGGGTGGATTTCATTGTCGGGCTGGCGGGCCCTATGATCCTGGAGGTCAACACTCTTCCCGGCATGACGGCGGTCAGCCTTTACCCCGACGCGGCACGTGCCGCGGGAATCGGCTTTCCCGACTTATGCCTGAAGCTTGTGGAACTGGCTACAGAGACGTAA